Proteins co-encoded in one Spirosoma endbachense genomic window:
- a CDS encoding SusC/RagA family TonB-linked outer membrane protein, whose amino-acid sequence MKKTVYHLSFLAVLLTNYPINVFSQTLASAQVMQRSAGRSSQTQLKHVLLDLQRHYRVEIVFEDQIMVGKNVSADALNLNLSLEKNLHQLLKHTGLRVRKIRKDTYVITEARREKSTVSNEGTEPAESGKPTALSDEPTVIHVSQLPVPQQPDVADLSVNGTVTDETGAVLPGVSVILKGTTRGTNTDSKGFYQVNVPDENAVLVFSFVGYLSQEVLVGKRTTVGVKLATDTKALSEVVVVGYGTQKKVNLTGAVSSISSEEITRRPVGQTSAALQGLMPGVTVFQRSGRPGGDGGTIRIRGVGTIGGEFGSSPDPLVLIDGIEGSINSIDPNLIESISILKDAASGSIYGARAANGVILVTTKRAKGSRISVNYNNYIGWQTPTNLPKMANAIDHMLMTNEAYVNVGRSPLYADALIQKYRTEGSTNRDLYPDTDWQKEVLTGSGLQQSHFLSVNGGSEKIRFLTSVGYLDQKGIIANSSFKRFTLRNNTDIQFSKKFSARADLQLVAATTIEPGRGSEEVFHWMNRIPANQIGINSNGTWGDGWNGDNPIAMSRDGGTKKNNSPYVLVNAALVYKPIEGLTAEVAYAPKFALSTDKNFNKAIQAYKPDGTLSFLAPAKSSLTESTNQSLYTTLRGTLTFDKTYGENGLKVLVGFSREDFRNDNNSAYREGYLLPDYQVINAGASDIQRTTGGASEWALQSLFGRVNYDYKQKYLLEANARYDGSSRFASGHKYGFFPSVSAGWRISQESFMQPLLKVVNELKVRGSWGQLGNQNIPGGNYPFMSSLQFGPYSLGKQIVNVVALNTLANSDISWETTEMTDIGLDATLFSRLSITADYYYKQTRDILLRLDVPTIIGLGAPFQNAGIVENKGWELGLTYKGAVRDFRYDIGFNLSDVKNKVVDLRGVNQTGLTVNREGYPIGSIYGLQAEGLFQTADEVASHAQQFGVIKPGDIKYKDQNGDGIINGDDNVVLGSTIPRFTYGTTLNGYYKGFSLNIVLQGVGQADGLLNEQGIMPFFLGGTVQEQHKDHWTPENPNATFPRLAFSESNNEKISSFWLRNAAYLRLKNIQLGYSLPTALTQRAGISNVRFFVNGQNLLTWDKFWNGYDVESPVGTGRSYPQVKMVSFGIDASF is encoded by the coding sequence ATGAAGAAAACCGTTTACCACTTAAGTTTTCTGGCTGTTTTATTGACCAATTATCCAATAAACGTCTTTAGCCAGACACTCGCGTCGGCACAGGTTATGCAACGGTCCGCCGGCCGAAGCAGTCAAACGCAACTCAAACATGTTTTACTCGATTTGCAGCGGCATTATCGGGTCGAAATTGTCTTTGAGGACCAGATCATGGTCGGCAAAAATGTCTCCGCAGATGCGTTGAATCTGAACCTTTCGCTGGAGAAAAATCTGCATCAACTCCTGAAACATACGGGTTTGCGGGTTCGGAAAATTCGGAAAGATACCTACGTGATCACCGAAGCCCGTCGCGAAAAATCAACAGTTTCAAACGAGGGAACGGAACCGGCAGAATCCGGTAAGCCGACTGCTCTATCTGACGAACCAACTGTTATCCATGTGTCGCAGCTACCCGTGCCACAACAACCAGACGTGGCCGATCTGAGCGTTAACGGAACTGTAACGGACGAAACGGGAGCTGTTTTGCCGGGCGTGAGCGTAATCCTGAAAGGTACGACCCGTGGTACGAACACCGACAGCAAGGGCTTTTATCAGGTGAATGTTCCTGACGAGAATGCCGTGCTGGTGTTCAGTTTTGTCGGTTACCTGTCGCAGGAAGTATTGGTTGGTAAGCGTACCACCGTCGGTGTAAAGCTAGCAACCGACACCAAAGCACTGTCGGAGGTGGTCGTTGTGGGGTACGGAACCCAGAAAAAAGTAAACCTCACGGGTGCAGTATCATCCATTTCCAGTGAAGAGATAACCCGCCGACCCGTTGGACAGACATCGGCCGCTCTGCAGGGGTTAATGCCGGGCGTTACGGTGTTTCAGCGGTCAGGCAGACCAGGGGGCGATGGCGGAACGATTCGGATTCGGGGCGTTGGAACCATTGGGGGCGAATTCGGAAGTAGTCCTGACCCGCTGGTTTTGATTGATGGCATCGAGGGCTCTATAAATAGCATCGACCCGAACCTGATTGAATCGATCTCCATTCTTAAAGATGCAGCTTCGGGTTCTATTTATGGTGCTCGGGCTGCCAATGGCGTTATTCTGGTAACGACAAAACGGGCCAAAGGAAGCCGGATATCAGTCAATTATAACAACTACATCGGCTGGCAGACACCCACTAATCTGCCCAAAATGGCAAATGCCATCGACCACATGCTAATGACCAATGAAGCCTATGTCAATGTGGGTCGTTCGCCATTGTATGCCGATGCCCTGATCCAGAAATACCGTACAGAAGGGTCAACCAATCGGGATTTATATCCGGATACCGACTGGCAAAAGGAAGTACTGACGGGCTCCGGTTTGCAGCAAAGCCATTTTTTGAGCGTCAATGGTGGGAGTGAAAAGATTCGTTTCCTGACATCGGTAGGTTATCTGGATCAGAAAGGGATTATAGCGAACTCCAGTTTCAAGCGGTTCACCCTGCGGAATAATACGGATATTCAGTTTTCGAAGAAATTCAGTGCCCGCGCCGATCTGCAACTTGTGGCCGCTACGACCATCGAGCCGGGCCGGGGTTCCGAAGAAGTATTTCATTGGATGAACCGGATTCCGGCCAATCAGATCGGTATCAATTCCAATGGCACCTGGGGCGACGGCTGGAACGGCGATAACCCGATTGCCATGTCGAGGGATGGGGGCACGAAGAAAAACAACAGCCCTTACGTGCTGGTGAATGCCGCCCTGGTTTACAAGCCCATCGAAGGGCTGACGGCGGAGGTAGCCTATGCTCCGAAATTCGCTTTATCGACCGATAAGAACTTTAACAAGGCTATCCAGGCCTACAAACCGGATGGTACACTGAGTTTCCTGGCACCAGCCAAAAGCTCCCTGACCGAATCGACCAACCAATCGTTGTACACCACCCTGCGTGGAACCCTTACGTTTGACAAGACCTACGGCGAAAACGGCTTGAAAGTACTGGTCGGTTTTTCCCGTGAAGATTTTCGGAACGATAACAACTCGGCCTATCGGGAAGGGTATTTGTTGCCTGACTATCAGGTAATTAATGCGGGTGCGTCCGACATTCAGCGGACAACGGGGGGCGCGTCGGAATGGGCGCTGCAATCCCTTTTTGGTCGTGTAAACTATGATTACAAGCAGAAGTACCTGCTGGAAGCCAATGCTCGTTATGACGGTTCGTCCCGGTTCGCCAGTGGGCATAAGTACGGATTTTTTCCGTCGGTATCGGCGGGATGGCGCATATCGCAGGAATCGTTCATGCAGCCATTGCTGAAGGTTGTCAATGAATTGAAGGTGCGCGGATCGTGGGGACAGTTAGGCAATCAGAATATTCCAGGCGGTAATTATCCGTTTATGTCGTCACTGCAATTTGGTCCCTATTCGCTGGGCAAGCAGATCGTTAACGTAGTGGCGCTGAATACGCTGGCCAACTCCGATATTTCCTGGGAAACTACCGAGATGACAGATATCGGACTGGATGCAACATTATTTTCAAGATTGTCCATAACGGCCGATTACTACTACAAGCAAACGCGTGACATTTTGCTTAGACTGGATGTACCGACGATTATTGGATTGGGAGCACCGTTTCAAAATGCGGGTATCGTCGAAAACAAGGGCTGGGAACTGGGTTTGACGTATAAAGGTGCTGTCCGGGATTTTCGCTACGATATCGGATTTAATCTTTCGGACGTAAAAAATAAAGTAGTTGATCTGCGGGGCGTCAACCAGACAGGTTTGACCGTGAATCGGGAAGGGTATCCAATTGGCTCCATTTACGGTTTGCAGGCGGAGGGTCTTTTCCAAACGGCCGACGAAGTCGCTTCCCATGCCCAGCAATTTGGGGTGATCAAACCCGGCGATATTAAATACAAAGACCAGAACGGCGATGGGATTATCAACGGCGACGACAACGTAGTACTTGGAAGCACAATTCCCCGGTTTACATATGGGACTACGCTGAATGGGTACTACAAAGGCTTTAGCCTGAACATTGTGCTCCAGGGAGTTGGCCAGGCCGACGGGCTGCTGAACGAGCAGGGCATCATGCCGTTTTTCCTCGGTGGAACGGTGCAGGAGCAGCATAAGGATCACTGGACGCCGGAAAATCCGAATGCAACTTTTCCCCGCCTGGCTTTCAGCGAATCGAACAACGAAAAGATCTCCAGTTTCTGGTTGCGGAATGCGGCCTATCTGCGCCTGAAAAATATTCAGCTCGGTTATTCGCTCCCCACGGCACTGACCCAGCGGGCGGGCATCAGTAACGTACGGTTTTTCGTCAACGGCCAAAACCTACTGACCTGGGATAAATTCTGGAACGGCTACGACGTCGAGTCGCCGGTCGGAACGGGACGCAGTTACCCACAGGTAAAAATGGTCAGTTTTGGGATCGATGCCAGTTTCTAA
- a CDS encoding FecR family protein gives MNHSLSKHNLFTYLAGQANPLERQLVEEWLKNPDNAETFHGWLLEWEMRSLQFIPDQEAAFDKLTQRLEQAEAPEAGENVLPMRHSPFQLWGWKPYLVAATVLIAIGLVLSPLRNRFLYQTYQTTAFQEQTIRLDDGTDVNLKPNSSLRVPRFGFQTDVRQVLLTGEGRFSVTHKPDHQRFVVKTSDQFQVEVLGTEFTVYARKQRTNVVLDRGKIRVDYKTETKEQQVMMKPGEMVMLSQQGTIQLRKLAPVKALTAQQEHLFLFRNTSLWEVCYLIGEHFGVNVEITDDSLAHRTISGNFRARTGSELLELLTATSRLRVDSTENTLLLKDN, from the coding sequence ATGAATCATTCGTTATCGAAACATAACCTGTTCACCTATCTGGCTGGACAGGCCAACCCGCTCGAACGACAACTGGTTGAGGAATGGCTGAAAAATCCAGACAATGCCGAAACCTTCCATGGCTGGCTGCTCGAATGGGAAATGCGCTCGTTGCAATTTATACCTGATCAGGAAGCTGCCTTTGACAAACTAACGCAGCGTCTGGAGCAGGCTGAAGCACCGGAAGCAGGCGAAAACGTGCTGCCGATGCGACATTCACCTTTCCAATTGTGGGGATGGAAACCCTATCTGGTAGCCGCAACGGTTTTGATCGCCATTGGGCTGGTCCTGAGTCCATTGCGAAACAGATTCCTGTACCAAACCTATCAGACGACTGCTTTTCAGGAGCAAACAATCCGGCTCGACGATGGAACCGATGTTAACCTGAAACCCAATTCGTCGCTTCGGGTGCCCCGCTTTGGTTTTCAGACTGATGTCCGGCAGGTACTGCTAACAGGTGAAGGGCGTTTTTCGGTAACACACAAGCCAGATCATCAGCGATTTGTGGTCAAAACATCCGATCAGTTTCAGGTCGAAGTGCTGGGTACGGAATTTACGGTGTATGCCCGGAAGCAAAGGACCAACGTCGTGCTGGACCGTGGAAAAATCAGGGTCGATTACAAAACGGAAACGAAGGAGCAGCAAGTCATGATGAAGCCCGGTGAAATGGTCATGTTGAGTCAACAAGGTACGATTCAATTACGAAAACTGGCCCCGGTGAAGGCCCTGACCGCACAACAGGAGCATCTGTTCCTTTTCCGGAATACCTCTTTGTGGGAAGTCTGCTATCTGATAGGCGAACACTTCGGGGTTAACGTAGAAATTACGGATGATTCGCTTGCTCACCGAACCATCTCCGGGAATTTCCGGGCCCGAACCGGTAGTGAACTCCTGGAACTGCTGACGGCGACCTCCCGACTCCGTGTCGATTCCACCGAAAATACCCTCCTCCTGAAAGACAACTAA
- a CDS encoding RNA polymerase sigma-70 factor: MATFTVLSTNPSPDPWSSPSVNGEKPMSTVYDSELFLRKAFEQEPRKGFELLFRHYYTPLCSHAVRFVYSRQLAEDLVSEVFYQFYRSEAYRKIHSSYISYLFTAVRNEAYTHLRKEFGKTDSIESATENHLPSNQPQPDSEVHFNNLFLAVNEAISQLPVQCRRVFLMSRFENKKYDEIAAELQISPRTVEVHISKALKHLRQTLREEWTLLLCLLNLFF, translated from the coding sequence ATGGCTACCTTTACAGTATTGTCTACTAACCCCTCGCCCGACCCCTGGTCTTCGCCTTCAGTAAACGGAGAAAAGCCGATGTCGACGGTATATGATTCAGAACTTTTTCTGCGAAAAGCTTTTGAACAGGAGCCACGCAAAGGATTTGAGTTGCTGTTCAGGCACTATTATACGCCTTTGTGCAGCCACGCCGTTCGATTTGTGTATTCCCGGCAACTGGCGGAAGATCTGGTGAGTGAAGTATTTTATCAGTTCTATCGATCGGAAGCTTACCGGAAAATACACTCGTCCTACATCAGTTATTTGTTCACGGCGGTTCGAAACGAAGCCTATACGCATCTGCGCAAAGAATTCGGCAAAACAGATTCGATTGAGTCGGCCACCGAAAACCATCTGCCGAGCAATCAGCCCCAACCCGATTCGGAAGTTCATTTCAATAACCTCTTTCTGGCCGTTAACGAGGCCATTAGTCAGTTGCCCGTCCAGTGCAGGCGGGTCTTTCTGATGAGCCGGTTCGAGAACAAAAAGTACGACGAGATTGCTGCTGAATTGCAGATTTCGCCCCGAACCGTTGAAGTTCACATCTCCAAGGCGCTCAAACACCTACGCCAGACATTGCGGGAAGAATGGACCCTGCTGCTGTGTTTACTCAATCTTTTTTTCTAG
- a CDS encoding DUF1223 domain-containing protein encodes MKSINVLTFIASLLMLVLLVTDFINGKTKFEPPVGGKGFALIELFTSEGCSSCPAADDLLANIQKESRDKPVFVLAYHVDYWDRLGWKDSFSSPDYSRRQVAYSHWLNEPQIYTPQVIVNGKAGYVGSDESALRNAINGSLSAASLGSVALQTQQHGERLTVNYQVTGGSTSDRLLLAVVQKMASSKVRSGENGGRTLSHAQIVRGLHQVTLTPQKKGQSTIKLPAGFTQQDWEVIGFIQNATTGEITGATRATLATLPDAG; translated from the coding sequence ATGAAATCCATTAACGTTTTGACATTCATTGCCAGTCTTTTGATGCTGGTTCTACTAGTAACTGACTTTATTAATGGTAAAACGAAATTCGAACCACCCGTAGGTGGTAAAGGGTTTGCCTTGATCGAGCTGTTTACTTCCGAAGGCTGTTCAAGTTGCCCGGCAGCGGATGATTTGCTGGCTAACATTCAAAAAGAGTCAAGAGACAAACCCGTTTTCGTACTGGCTTATCACGTCGACTATTGGGACCGCCTTGGGTGGAAAGATAGCTTTAGTAGTCCCGATTATTCCAGGCGGCAGGTAGCGTATAGCCATTGGCTCAACGAACCGCAAATTTATACGCCACAGGTTATCGTGAACGGGAAAGCCGGATATGTTGGATCAGACGAAAGCGCTCTCCGTAATGCCATAAACGGATCATTGTCAGCCGCGTCGTTGGGCAGTGTTGCCCTTCAGACTCAACAACATGGTGAACGATTGACTGTAAATTATCAGGTAACCGGAGGGTCAACTTCCGATCGGCTACTGCTTGCAGTTGTACAAAAAATGGCCAGTAGTAAAGTCCGCAGTGGTGAAAATGGCGGGCGCACGCTATCGCATGCTCAGATTGTACGCGGATTGCATCAGGTGACCTTAACCCCTCAGAAAAAAGGACAGAGCACGATTAAGCTTCCTGCTGGCTTTACGCAACAGGACTGGGAGGTCATCGGCTTTATACAGAATGCAACTACGGGTGAAATTACTGGTGCAACAAGGGCAACACTCGCTACTTTGCCAGATGCTGGTTAG
- a CDS encoding alpha/beta fold hydrolase has product MENQAKVDRRHFLGTSVLTLAATQLGLFSVANAQSETVKPIGSTTNKQSSDAPFGPIRQINAGVLSIGYAEVGPANGPVVILLHGWPYDIHSFADVAPILVSKGFRVIMPYLRGFGTTRFLSTETLRNGQQSVFAVDTIALMDALRIEKAVVAGFDWGARTANILAALWPERCKALVSVSGYLIVNRIMNQQPLPPNAEYGWWYQYYFATERGKIGYSENRNDFNKLIWKNASPKWDFDEATFKRTATSFDNPDHVAIVIHNYRWRLSLAEGESNFDDLERRLSTGPVISVPTITIASDFDGAAADGASYKKKFTGRYSHRILKDIGHNVPQEAPEAFAKAIFDVDSY; this is encoded by the coding sequence ATGGAAAATCAAGCCAAAGTTGACCGTCGCCACTTTTTAGGTACTTCGGTCTTGACCCTTGCCGCCACTCAGCTCGGCTTGTTTAGTGTTGCGAATGCACAATCTGAAACTGTAAAACCAATAGGGTCTACCACGAATAAGCAAAGCTCAGACGCACCGTTCGGCCCCATCAGGCAGATAAATGCGGGCGTACTGAGTATTGGCTACGCAGAAGTTGGGCCCGCTAATGGGCCTGTTGTCATTCTCCTGCACGGCTGGCCCTACGATATTCATAGTTTCGCCGATGTAGCGCCTATACTGGTATCAAAAGGTTTCCGGGTAATCATGCCCTATCTGCGCGGCTTTGGTACAACGCGTTTCCTGTCAACTGAAACGTTACGGAATGGGCAGCAATCCGTCTTTGCGGTGGATACCATTGCGTTGATGGATGCGCTCAGGATCGAAAAGGCAGTCGTCGCCGGTTTCGATTGGGGAGCACGAACCGCCAACATCCTGGCTGCTCTCTGGCCTGAACGCTGCAAAGCGCTGGTCTCCGTGAGTGGGTATCTGATCGTTAATCGGATAATGAACCAGCAGCCATTGCCACCTAATGCCGAATATGGATGGTGGTACCAGTATTACTTCGCTACAGAGCGCGGCAAAATCGGCTACAGCGAAAATCGGAACGATTTTAACAAGCTCATCTGGAAGAATGCCTCCCCGAAATGGGACTTCGATGAAGCCACTTTCAAGCGCACGGCCACTTCTTTCGACAACCCGGATCACGTCGCCATTGTGATCCACAATTACCGCTGGCGTCTGAGTCTGGCTGAAGGCGAATCGAACTTTGACGATCTGGAAAGACGACTTTCTACCGGTCCTGTCATTTCGGTTCCCACGATTACTATTGCCAGTGATTTCGATGGAGCGGCCGCCGACGGAGCATCTTACAAAAAGAAATTCACCGGCAGGTATTCGCACCGAATCCTGAAGGACATTGGCCACAATGTTCCCCAGGAAGCCCCAGAAGCCTTTGCCAAGGCAATTTTTGACGTAGACAGTTATTGA
- a CDS encoding LytR/AlgR family response regulator transcription factor, translating to MNIIIIEDELKAARSLETIIAEVRPEANVIAKLQSIESSQKYLTENNQPDLIFMDIQLSDGLCFEIFKTVKISCPIIFCTAFDEYSLEAFKANSVDYVLKPFSKNDIIDAFRKVDELRSFFQQSAIAGLNDLLAQLTPPTGKKSFLVFKNNKYITVATDSIAFFYIRNELSTIKCFDLQEYTVNQSLDQISSLLSPSQFFRLNRQYIVNFSAVKEVEHYFMRKLYVKLVIPTPDKLLINKEKAPTFLSWLENR from the coding sequence ATGAACATCATCATCATTGAAGACGAGTTAAAGGCGGCCCGATCGCTTGAAACGATCATAGCAGAGGTCAGGCCAGAGGCTAATGTAATTGCAAAACTTCAGAGTATTGAAAGCTCTCAGAAGTATCTAACTGAGAACAATCAGCCCGACCTTATATTCATGGATATCCAGCTCTCGGATGGTTTATGTTTCGAGATTTTTAAAACGGTTAAAATTTCGTGCCCTATTATTTTTTGTACTGCGTTTGACGAGTACTCGCTGGAAGCATTTAAAGCGAATAGCGTTGATTATGTACTAAAACCATTTTCAAAAAATGATATCATCGACGCCTTCAGGAAAGTCGATGAACTTCGTTCATTTTTCCAGCAGAGTGCCATTGCCGGCCTGAATGATCTGTTGGCTCAACTTACACCACCAACCGGGAAAAAGAGTTTTCTGGTATTTAAAAACAATAAATACATCACCGTTGCCACAGATAGTATTGCTTTCTTTTATATCAGAAACGAGCTATCTACGATCAAGTGCTTCGATCTACAGGAGTACACGGTCAATCAGTCGCTCGATCAGATCAGTAGTCTATTGTCACCCAGCCAGTTCTTCCGATTGAACAGGCAGTACATCGTCAATTTTAGCGCAGTAAAGGAAGTAGAACATTATTTTATGCGTAAACTATACGTAAAACTGGTTATCCCGACGCCCGATAAATTGTTGATCAATAAGGAAAAAGCACCAACTTTTTTAAGCTGGCTCGAAAATCGATAA
- a CDS encoding sensor histidine kinase: MRNTNFKISPGIIWTSSIFLGILSSVPQIAERHFNAAEAAVNSAITCLFSLFVWYYNLYTLPKHYSQYGNRTISYYRLLSSLFVGMVVMLGLASLQQLLLAHINFGPVMLMVEVRGILINLVFYMLLHLLYQNYRNQQVNIELERTTADNLGAQYELLKQQINPHFLFNSLNTLKVMVESGDKNSVDFILKLANFYRFTLESRKLDLIHLSEELEIVEAYNFLLKARFEEGFIFTKTIDEQYLNTLIPPFTLQLLIENCIKHNIVSLERPLHIKLYTENDTLVIENQLQLKRSEESSLGVGLQNIKQRYNHLLDRKIEVISLDNTFKIKLPIIHEHHHH, translated from the coding sequence ATGAGAAATACAAACTTTAAAATCTCTCCTGGAATCATATGGACCAGTTCAATTTTCCTGGGTATATTATCATCTGTACCTCAGATAGCTGAGCGGCATTTCAACGCTGCGGAGGCAGCGGTCAACTCGGCCATTACCTGTCTGTTTTCTCTGTTTGTATGGTATTATAACCTATACACGCTACCCAAACACTACTCACAATACGGAAACAGGACCATTTCATACTATCGGCTTTTAAGCAGTCTGTTTGTTGGTATGGTGGTCATGTTGGGGTTAGCTTCTCTACAGCAACTCCTGTTGGCACATATCAATTTCGGACCCGTAATGCTGATGGTTGAGGTGAGGGGGATACTCATTAACCTGGTTTTTTACATGCTTCTGCATCTGCTCTATCAGAACTACAGGAATCAGCAGGTAAATATCGAACTGGAACGCACAACGGCCGATAATCTGGGAGCGCAGTATGAATTGCTTAAACAGCAGATCAATCCTCATTTCCTCTTCAATAGCCTGAATACATTGAAAGTTATGGTTGAAAGTGGGGATAAGAATTCGGTGGATTTTATTCTGAAACTGGCAAACTTCTATCGATTTACCTTAGAGAGTCGCAAATTAGACCTGATTCATTTGTCGGAAGAGCTGGAAATCGTAGAGGCCTATAACTTTCTGTTGAAAGCACGGTTTGAGGAAGGCTTTATATTTACAAAGACCATTGATGAACAGTATCTCAATACGCTTATTCCCCCGTTTACTTTGCAGTTACTGATCGAAAACTGCATTAAACACAACATCGTATCACTGGAACGGCCGTTGCATATTAAACTGTATACCGAAAATGATACACTCGTTATTGAGAACCAACTGCAATTAAAAAGAAGCGAGGAGTCTTCATTAGGCGTTGGGCTCCAAAATATCAAACAGCGGTATAATCATCTGTTAGACAGGAAGATAGAGGTCATATCCCTCGATAATACCTTCAAAATTAAACTCCCGATCATTCATGAACATCATCATCATTGA
- a CDS encoding organic hydroperoxide resistance protein, which translates to METNELEVLTMDSTKIFEEININEVGKVLYTGKTHTTGGRDGASRSSDGRLDIKLSSPGTPGIGTNPEQLFAAGWSACFEGAMGIAARDMKIKLPADLAIDAEVDLANTAGAYFLQARLTVSLPGLDRDVAQTLVKTAHETCPYSKLTRGNINVVINLL; encoded by the coding sequence ATGGAAACGAACGAACTCGAAGTATTAACCATGGATTCGACAAAAATTTTCGAAGAAATCAACATAAATGAAGTTGGGAAAGTGCTCTATACCGGCAAAACCCATACGACCGGCGGTCGGGATGGCGCTTCCAGAAGCTCGGATGGACGACTGGATATTAAGCTCTCGTCGCCGGGAACGCCGGGCATTGGTACCAACCCCGAGCAACTATTCGCTGCTGGCTGGTCGGCATGTTTCGAAGGAGCGATGGGGATTGCAGCCCGCGACATGAAGATTAAACTCCCGGCAGACCTCGCCATCGATGCGGAAGTTGACCTGGCTAACACGGCTGGAGCTTATTTCCTTCAGGCTCGTCTTACTGTGAGCTTACCCGGACTGGACCGTGACGTTGCTCAGACATTGGTTAAAACGGCACACGAGACCTGTCCCTATTCGAAACTTACCCGAGGAAACATTAACGTTGTGATTAATCTGCTGTAA
- a CDS encoding RNA polymerase sigma factor, whose translation MSELEQNQTFTQWLGQYKALLFKVVRAYAVTAMDQDDLFQEIIIQVWHSIPSFRQQSSTTTWIYRIALNTAIKWANKERKHTQSTETLDQLPPILQGPAIQFDERLTWLYEEIYKLDEIDRSLSLLLLDGFSYKEMATILGITESNVGVKINRIKKLLISKSKQQDYHGI comes from the coding sequence ATGAGTGAACTAGAACAGAATCAAACCTTTACCCAGTGGCTTGGCCAATATAAGGCATTGCTGTTTAAAGTAGTACGGGCTTATGCCGTTACAGCCATGGACCAGGATGATCTTTTTCAGGAGATCATCATTCAGGTATGGCATTCCATTCCTTCCTTCCGTCAGCAGTCGTCAACCACCACCTGGATTTACCGTATTGCGCTAAATACGGCCATTAAATGGGCCAATAAAGAACGGAAACATACCCAAAGCACCGAAACTCTTGACCAGCTTCCGCCTATTTTACAGGGGCCTGCCATTCAGTTCGATGAACGTCTGACCTGGCTCTATGAAGAAATTTACAAACTCGATGAGATAGATCGTTCGCTTTCCCTATTGCTTCTGGATGGGTTCAGCTACAAAGAGATGGCGACAATATTGGGAATCACGGAATCAAATGTTGGCGTGAAAATCAATCGCATCAAGAAACTACTCATCTCTAAATCTAAACAACAGGATTATCATGGAATTTGA